A stretch of the Proteus sp. ZN5 genome encodes the following:
- a CDS encoding ABC transporter substrate-binding protein: MKKIMIAFSLLLLPFSLMAKDNNNSERWVIASGSITELVYAIGAGNKVVGVDETTSYPEQTQALPHIGYWKQLSIEGILSLRPSTFVTWDDAEPKMVLRQLAQHNVKVISLPRTPATFELMLKNIRILAISLDKQKEAEALIDSLQSRLAIINAKNNQIKQKVKVMFFLSPGGGIPQVAGKTSVADAILHLAGGENIATHENYRIYSAEAIIAANPELIVITTQSQKNQTGGLRASEGLASMPGVSMTQAWKNQRIIEIDQSLILGMGPRIVDAVELLHQQFYPADPVNDK, translated from the coding sequence ATGAAAAAAATAATGATCGCATTTAGCTTGTTATTGTTACCTTTTAGCTTAATGGCAAAAGATAACAATAATAGTGAACGTTGGGTTATTGCCAGTGGCTCTATCACAGAATTAGTTTATGCCATAGGTGCTGGCAATAAGGTTGTTGGTGTTGATGAAACGACGTCTTACCCTGAACAAACGCAAGCATTGCCTCATATCGGATATTGGAAACAGCTAAGTATAGAAGGAATTTTGTCTTTACGCCCTTCTACTTTTGTAACTTGGGATGATGCTGAACCTAAAATGGTATTACGCCAACTGGCACAGCATAACGTAAAGGTGATTTCCTTACCAAGAACACCCGCCACATTTGAATTGATGCTTAAAAATATTCGTATACTAGCGATTTCATTAGATAAACAAAAGGAAGCAGAAGCATTAATTGATTCTCTTCAATCTCGTTTAGCCATAATCAACGCTAAAAATAATCAAATTAAGCAAAAAGTAAAAGTGATGTTTTTTCTTTCACCTGGAGGTGGAATTCCTCAAGTTGCAGGAAAAACCAGTGTCGCAGATGCCATTCTTCATTTAGCAGGCGGTGAGAATATTGCCACACACGAGAACTATCGTATTTATAGTGCAGAGGCAATTATTGCAGCTAATCCTGAATTAATTGTTATTACAACGCAGAGTCAGAAAAACCAAACAGGTGGATTAAGAGCCTCTGAAGGGCTTGCTTCTATGCCCGGTGTTTCAATGACTCAAGCATGGAAAAACCAACGTATTATTGAAATTGATCAATCCCTTATTTTGGGAATGGGGCCTCGTATTGTGGATGCCGTGGAGTTATTGCATCAACAGTTTTATCCCGCTGATCCTGTTAATGATAAATAA
- a CDS encoding ABC-F family ATPase: MLISNNITMQFGSKPLFENISVKFGGGNRYGLIGANGSGKSTFMKILGGDLVPSSGNVFLDPNERLGKLKQDQFAYEEFTVLDTVIMGHTELWEVKQERERIYSLPEMSEEDGLRVADLEVKFGEMDGYTVESRAGELLLNVGIPLEQHNGPMSEVAPGWKLRVLLAQALFADPDILLLDEPTNNLDIDTIRWLEQTLNERNSTMIIISHDRHFLNMVCTHMADLDYGALAVHPGNYDEYMFAATQARERLLADNAKKKAQISELQSFVSRFSANASKSRQATSRAKQIEKIQLAEVKASSRQNPFIRFEQEKKLFRNALEVENISKGYDDNAPLFKDVNMMLEVGEKVAILGNNGVGKSTMIKTLVGELTPDSGRLKWSENSNIGYYAQDHAIDFEVDMTVFDWMSLWMKPEDDEQSVRSVLGRLLFSQDDLKKSVQVLSGGEKGRMLFGKLMMQKPNILIMDEPTNHLDMESIESLNMALELYQGTLIFVSHDREFVSSLANRIIEITPEKVTNFQGTYDEFLAKKGVTL, translated from the coding sequence TTGTTAATCAGCAATAATATCACTATGCAGTTTGGCTCAAAGCCACTGTTTGAAAACATTTCTGTCAAATTCGGTGGCGGAAATCGCTATGGTTTAATCGGTGCTAACGGTAGCGGTAAATCAACCTTTATGAAAATTTTAGGTGGCGATTTAGTGCCAAGTAGCGGCAACGTATTCCTCGATCCTAATGAACGTCTTGGTAAACTAAAACAAGACCAGTTCGCTTATGAAGAGTTTACTGTGCTTGATACCGTGATCATGGGGCACACTGAACTTTGGGAAGTAAAGCAAGAGCGTGAACGAATCTATAGCTTGCCTGAAATGAGCGAAGAAGATGGTTTGCGTGTTGCCGATCTTGAAGTGAAATTTGGTGAAATGGACGGTTACACTGTTGAATCTCGTGCTGGTGAATTATTGCTAAACGTAGGTATTCCATTAGAACAACATAATGGCCCTATGAGTGAAGTGGCACCCGGTTGGAAGTTACGTGTGTTACTTGCACAAGCCTTGTTCGCTGATCCTGATATTCTGTTACTGGATGAACCGACGAACAACTTGGATATTGATACCATTCGTTGGCTTGAGCAAACGCTAAATGAACGTAACAGTACCATGATCATTATTTCCCATGACCGTCACTTCCTAAATATGGTATGTACGCACATGGCTGACTTAGACTATGGTGCGCTTGCTGTTCATCCGGGTAACTATGATGAATATATGTTTGCTGCAACTCAAGCACGTGAACGTTTATTAGCCGATAATGCGAAGAAAAAAGCACAGATTAGTGAATTACAATCTTTCGTAAGTCGTTTTAGTGCTAATGCCTCTAAATCACGCCAAGCAACCTCTCGTGCTAAGCAAATTGAGAAAATTCAATTAGCTGAAGTTAAAGCCTCTAGTCGCCAAAACCCATTCATTCGTTTTGAGCAAGAGAAAAAATTATTCCGCAATGCGCTTGAAGTGGAAAATATCTCTAAAGGCTATGATGATAATGCCCCGCTATTTAAAGATGTCAATATGATGCTTGAAGTGGGTGAAAAAGTTGCCATTTTAGGTAATAACGGTGTGGGTAAATCGACGATGATCAAAACATTAGTCGGTGAATTAACACCAGATTCTGGTCGTTTAAAATGGTCTGAAAATTCAAATATTGGCTATTATGCGCAAGATCATGCAATTGATTTTGAAGTTGATATGACCGTATTTGATTGGATGAGCTTATGGATGAAACCAGAAGACGACGAGCAATCTGTACGTAGCGTATTAGGTCGTTTACTGTTCTCACAAGATGACTTGAAAAAATCAGTTCAAGTTTTATCGGGTGGTGAAAAAGGCAGAATGTTATTTGGTAAGCTAATGATGCAAAAACCAAACATTTTGATTATGGATGAACCAACCAACCACTTAGATATGGAATCTATCGAATCATTGAATATGGCATTAGAACTTTATCAAGGTACTTTGATTTTTGTTTCTCATGACCGTGAATTCGTAAGTTCATTAGCAAATCGTATTATTGAAATTACACCTGAAAAAGTGACTAATTTCCAAGGAACTTATGATGAGTTCCTTGCAAAAAAAGGTGTTACGCTTTAA
- the hutX gene encoding heme utilization cystosolic carrier protein HutX, with protein sequence MMNTELQQFLMTEPDGTLETIATKFDTTLLEVVRHLPSRSLMSGEQFDMVWDNVMKWGNVTTLVHTQDVILEFSGELPSGFHRHGYFNLRGKKGMTGHIKAENCQHIAMIERKFMGMDTASILFFNQEGVAMFKIFLGRDEHRQLLPEQLSAFRQLAQQLDKE encoded by the coding sequence ATCATGAATACTGAGTTACAACAATTTCTAATGACTGAACCTGATGGAACATTGGAAACTATCGCGACGAAATTTGACACCACCTTGTTAGAAGTTGTGAGACATTTGCCATCACGCTCATTAATGAGTGGCGAACAATTCGATATGGTGTGGGATAACGTGATGAAATGGGGTAATGTCACCACGCTTGTGCATACTCAAGATGTTATCTTAGAATTTAGCGGTGAATTACCAAGTGGTTTTCATCGCCATGGCTATTTTAACTTACGTGGCAAAAAAGGAATGACCGGCCATATTAAAGCCGAAAATTGCCAACATATTGCGATGATCGAGCGTAAATTTATGGGTATGGATACCGCCTCTATCTTATTTTTCAATCAAGAAGGCGTTGCAATGTTTAAGATTTTCCTTGGCAGAGATGAACATCGTCAATTATTACCAGAGCAATTATCAGCTTTCCGTCAATTAGCACAACAATTAGATAAGGAATAA
- the hutW gene encoding heme anaerobic degradation radical SAM methyltransferase ChuW/HutW → MKELAATHSTQSSIEIDLTPHFALEGDSPFRDRHATMPWRGSVPIAKEEQQSTWQALLESKTPACKRLLYIHIPFCATHCTFCGFYQNNYHEEACTRYTDALLREISAESNSLLYQSAPIHAVYFGGGTPSALSAKDLYRVITYLRQSLPLAPDCEITIEGRVLNFDDNRIDACLDAGANRFSIGIQTFNSKIRKRMARTSTGEEAAKFMKGLCLRDRAAVVCDLLFGLPGQNAMNWQEDLTIAHDIGLDGVDLYALNLLPNTPLGKAVENQRVTVPTPIERRALYLQGCDFMENIGWHQISNSHWARTTRERNLYNLLIKQGADCLAFGSGAGGSVNGYSWIIERSLDSYYQKITDNQKPLMMMSRTTDSGFRWRHELQAGIECGRVDLAKLSPQATLLSPLLNQWYQAGLVEDDFLCMKLTNEGRFWASNLLTSLQQLILQLNTLR, encoded by the coding sequence ATGAAAGAGTTAGCCGCAACACATAGCACGCAATCTTCGATTGAAATCGATCTTACTCCCCATTTTGCACTTGAGGGTGATAGCCCTTTTCGCGATAGACATGCCACAATGCCATGGAGAGGCTCTGTACCTATTGCAAAAGAAGAGCAGCAATCAACATGGCAAGCTTTATTAGAAAGTAAAACACCTGCATGTAAACGTTTGTTGTATATTCACATTCCTTTTTGTGCAACTCATTGTACATTTTGTGGTTTTTATCAAAATAACTACCATGAAGAAGCTTGTACGCGCTATACCGACGCATTATTGCGTGAGATATCAGCTGAATCAAATAGCTTGCTTTATCAATCAGCACCCATTCATGCCGTTTACTTTGGTGGGGGAACCCCTTCTGCATTATCAGCAAAAGATCTCTATCGTGTGATCACGTATTTACGCCAATCTCTCCCTTTAGCGCCAGATTGTGAAATCACAATTGAAGGTCGCGTTTTAAATTTTGATGATAATCGGATTGATGCTTGTTTAGATGCAGGTGCAAATCGTTTTTCTATTGGTATTCAAACTTTTAACAGCAAAATTCGTAAACGAATGGCAAGAACATCAACGGGTGAAGAAGCCGCTAAGTTTATGAAAGGACTCTGCTTACGTGATAGAGCCGCTGTGGTGTGTGATCTGTTATTCGGATTACCGGGACAAAATGCGATGAATTGGCAAGAAGATCTCACTATTGCCCATGATATTGGTTTAGATGGTGTCGATCTGTACGCATTGAACTTGTTGCCCAACACACCATTAGGTAAAGCGGTTGAAAATCAGCGTGTCACAGTGCCAACGCCGATAGAACGACGTGCGCTATATCTTCAAGGCTGTGATTTTATGGAGAATATAGGTTGGCATCAGATAAGCAATAGCCATTGGGCTAGGACAACGCGTGAGCGTAATCTCTATAATTTATTAATTAAACAAGGTGCGGATTGTCTTGCGTTTGGCTCTGGCGCTGGTGGCTCAGTTAATGGTTATTCATGGATAATTGAGCGTTCGCTGGATAGCTATTATCAAAAAATTACAGACAATCAAAAGCCTTTAATGATGATGAGTCGTACAACTGATAGCGGTTTTCGTTGGCGTCATGAATTACAAGCTGGCATTGAGTGCGGACGTGTTGATTTAGCCAAATTAAGTCCGCAAGCGACGTTGCTCTCTCCTTTATTAAATCAATGGTATCAAGCGGGCCTTGTTGAGGATGATTTTCTTTGTATGAAACTCACCAATGAAGGTCGATTTTGGGCAAGTAATTTGCTGACATCCTTACAGCAGTTAATTTTGCAATTAAATACACTTCGTTAA
- a CDS encoding MarR family transcriptional regulator, whose translation MDRIDKITKQWQRERPDLDISPMGLIGRLGNITLHLSREMEKVFSQFGLNTSSFDVLATLRRAGDPYTLSPGEMLSTLMVTSGTMTNRIDQLEKAGWVIRKVNPEDGRGFLVSLTPEGLGLINQVIEAHVENQKRLVSGLSQQEQQTLNQLLKVFLKTLE comes from the coding sequence ATGGACAGAATAGATAAAATTACTAAACAATGGCAGCGAGAGCGCCCTGATCTTGATATTAGTCCGATGGGATTAATTGGTCGATTGGGGAATATAACTTTGCACCTTTCGCGCGAAATGGAGAAAGTTTTCTCTCAATTTGGCTTAAATACGTCAAGTTTTGATGTTCTTGCTACACTACGACGCGCAGGAGATCCTTATACCCTTTCTCCTGGTGAGATGTTATCAACACTGATGGTTACATCAGGCACGATGACAAATCGTATTGACCAATTAGAAAAAGCAGGTTGGGTTATTCGTAAAGTTAATCCGGAAGATGGGCGTGGTTTTTTAGTTTCGCTAACACCGGAAGGTCTGGGGTTAATCAACCAAGTAATAGAAGCGCACGTCGAAAATCAAAAACGTTTAGTCTCTGGTTTATCACAACAAGAACAACAAACATTAAACCAATTGCTTAAAGTTTTTCTTAAAACATTAGAATAG
- a CDS encoding TonB-dependent receptor, whose product MYIRFKPCFVLSALTLSLFQYTFANNISPEEETLVVTTTRNASSLWNSPATIQVIDKETLTQSTSSSIADQLRDIPGVEVTDNSLAGRKQIRIRGEASSRVLLLVDGQEVTYQRGGQNFGAGILIDESALERIEVVKGPYSVLYGSQAIGGVVNLITQKGGDKPFGGNVKVVYDSATMGWRESALISGTVGDFEYRLNGSYADHSDRYTPDGRLPNTHFRNNGQGAWLGYKVDKHKFGLSLDRYNLSTQSYYADEGKYQEFSVKVPKLEREKVGLFYDYEVDADYFKKLHIDAYTQRIERKFENRVGVVTPTGSPMIGNLTVKNRTQSEDTQNTYGMTMQANFTLPAKNELILGAQYQQDKVKQTSVGQTSSNSTTGFPPAVNYKKQSLLHNRSKQTNVSVFAQNDWKITEDWSWTMGARQYWLKSELQDGDETVHHNKTGTSYKTLGSDPVRDNAFIVSSNLRYSGFKDTELRLAFAQGYVFPTLVQQFMNTTAGGAVTYGNRDLDAEHSNNVEFGARYKGYNWYIDSAIYYSEAKDYITSIACAGESICEGNSKTGRADYFYYDNIDRAKTYGIEVLAQYQGWSITPYVSANVMRRQFIGSTLKTWDTGEPTLTTRFGAKHLLLLNNINLMSDLYLRAATKAKDHSNPENKQHYAGWTTVNLSLSTEFGNNDQYRINFDLNNILNKRYQTAHESIPATGINAAVGLTWAF is encoded by the coding sequence ATGTATATTCGATTTAAGCCTTGCTTCGTATTATCAGCTTTAACACTTTCACTCTTTCAATACACTTTTGCTAATAATATTTCGCCTGAAGAAGAAACTCTCGTTGTTACTACAACACGTAACGCATCTTCTTTATGGAATAGCCCTGCTACCATTCAAGTTATCGATAAAGAAACATTAACTCAATCAACCTCTTCATCTATTGCTGACCAATTACGCGATATCCCAGGTGTTGAAGTCACGGATAATAGCCTAGCTGGTCGTAAACAAATCCGCATTCGTGGAGAAGCATCATCACGCGTGCTTTTGTTGGTTGATGGGCAAGAAGTGACCTATCAGCGAGGTGGTCAAAACTTTGGTGCTGGTATTTTAATTGATGAATCTGCACTAGAGCGCATTGAAGTGGTTAAAGGCCCCTATTCTGTACTTTATGGCTCACAAGCTATTGGCGGTGTAGTGAATTTAATCACTCAAAAAGGTGGCGATAAGCCTTTTGGCGGAAATGTGAAAGTTGTTTATGACTCAGCCACAATGGGATGGCGAGAGTCTGCGTTAATTTCAGGTACTGTTGGTGATTTTGAATATCGTCTTAATGGAAGTTATGCCGATCATAGTGATAGATATACGCCAGATGGACGTTTACCTAATACGCATTTTAGAAATAACGGCCAAGGTGCATGGTTAGGCTATAAAGTGGATAAACATAAGTTTGGCCTTTCACTCGATCGTTATAATTTATCGACACAATCTTATTACGCAGATGAAGGAAAGTATCAAGAGTTTAGCGTTAAAGTGCCTAAACTTGAGCGTGAAAAAGTGGGATTATTTTATGACTATGAGGTTGATGCTGATTATTTCAAAAAACTTCATATTGATGCTTACACTCAGCGTATAGAGAGAAAATTTGAAAACCGTGTTGGTGTTGTTACGCCAACAGGTAGTCCAATGATTGGTAATTTGACGGTTAAAAATAGAACCCAATCGGAAGATACACAAAATACTTATGGTATGACTATGCAGGCAAACTTTACGTTACCTGCAAAGAATGAGTTAATTTTAGGCGCCCAATATCAACAAGATAAAGTAAAACAAACCTCTGTTGGTCAAACATCTTCAAATAGCACAACAGGTTTTCCACCTGCCGTAAATTACAAAAAACAATCCCTATTACATAACCGCAGTAAACAAACCAATGTTTCTGTTTTTGCCCAAAATGACTGGAAAATAACAGAGGATTGGTCATGGACAATGGGCGCCAGACAATATTGGTTGAAATCAGAATTACAAGATGGTGATGAAACTGTTCATCATAATAAAACAGGAACAAGTTATAAGACATTGGGCTCTGATCCTGTAAGAGATAACGCATTTATTGTGTCATCTAATTTACGTTATTCTGGATTCAAAGATACAGAATTACGTCTCGCATTTGCACAAGGTTATGTTTTCCCAACGCTTGTTCAGCAATTTATGAACACGACGGCTGGCGGTGCGGTGACTTACGGTAATCGAGATCTTGACGCTGAACACTCTAATAATGTGGAATTTGGTGCACGTTATAAAGGGTATAATTGGTATATCGATAGCGCGATTTATTATTCTGAAGCCAAAGATTACATCACATCTATTGCCTGTGCTGGCGAATCAATTTGCGAAGGAAATAGTAAAACAGGACGAGCAGATTATTTCTATTATGACAATATCGATCGCGCCAAAACCTATGGTATAGAAGTGCTGGCTCAATACCAAGGTTGGTCAATTACGCCTTATGTTTCTGCCAATGTGATGCGTCGCCAATTTATTGGTTCAACATTAAAAACATGGGATACCGGCGAACCTACATTAACCACTCGCTTTGGTGCTAAACATTTATTATTGCTCAATAATATAAATTTAATGTCAGATTTATATTTAAGAGCAGCAACAAAAGCGAAAGATCATAGCAACCCAGAAAATAAACAACACTATGCCGGTTGGACAACGGTTAATCTTTCACTGAGTACGGAATTTGGCAATAACGATCAATACCGTATTAACTTTGATTTAAATAATATTTTAAATAAGCGTTATCAAACGGCTCATGAATCTATTCCTGCTACGGGTATTAATGCTGCTGTTGGTCTGACATGGGCATTTTAA
- a CDS encoding NAD(P)H-binding protein, translating to MKTWVIFGAGGKGVGAHIANIGVTQQRPIVALVRSEEAANRLGEKGLKTVIGDAIDAKAVEAVLTLAGKEADIISTMGGENDYLAHRTVIDTAEKMGFQRMLMVSSLGCGDSWVALSDRAKAAFGQAVREKSLAEVWLQTSRLDYAIVRPGGLLNGEETGKAQLYQYEETHGLVNRRDVARLVTQLLEADLLDDQVYAVVEPGLVPSK from the coding sequence GTGAAAACATGGGTTATTTTTGGCGCTGGCGGTAAAGGCGTTGGCGCACATATTGCAAATATTGGCGTTACACAACAACGCCCTATTGTGGCTTTAGTTCGTTCCGAAGAAGCGGCTAACCGTTTAGGGGAAAAAGGGCTCAAAACCGTTATCGGTGATGCAATTGATGCTAAAGCTGTTGAAGCTGTTTTAACATTAGCGGGAAAAGAAGCAGATATTATTTCCACAATGGGCGGTGAAAATGATTATCTGGCTCATCGAACTGTCATTGATACTGCGGAGAAAATGGGATTTCAACGTATGCTAATGGTTTCATCTTTAGGCTGTGGTGATAGCTGGGTTGCCTTATCTGACAGAGCAAAGGCCGCATTTGGTCAAGCGGTAAGAGAAAAATCATTGGCTGAAGTGTGGTTACAAACCAGTCGTTTGGATTATGCGATAGTAAGGCCAGGGGGATTACTTAATGGTGAAGAAACGGGTAAGGCTCAGCTTTATCAATATGAAGAGACTCATGGTTTAGTGAATCGCCGAGATGTTGCGCGTTTAGTGACTCAGCTTCTTGAGGCTGATCTTCTAGATGACCAAGTTTATGCTGTGGTTGAACCGGGTTTAGTACCTTCCAAATAG
- a CDS encoding EamA family transporter produces the protein MNRYTTLLLTALAPIVWGSTYIVTTEMLPANVPMTLAALRALPAGILLLIIMRQLPQGIWWLRVIILGILNFSLFWWLLFISAYRLPGGVAATVGAVQPLIVLFLSRWLLQTRVSWLSISAALGGIFGVAILILTPNAALDPIGIIAGLGGAFSMATGTVLSRRWQPPVTPLTFTAWQLTAGGAVLLPFALLFEPALPSLTGINLLGLAYLTLIGGALTYIFWFRGLALLGPSSVASLGFLSPLSAVILGWALLGQQLTNLQILGMIVILLSIWANQQSEKRERAKLQSLS, from the coding sequence ATGAATAGATACACAACATTACTATTAACGGCATTAGCTCCCATTGTATGGGGGAGCACCTATATTGTAACAACGGAAATGTTGCCCGCTAATGTTCCCATGACACTAGCTGCATTACGTGCATTACCCGCAGGAATTTTATTATTAATTATCATGAGACAACTGCCACAAGGTATATGGTGGTTACGCGTCATTATTTTGGGGATTTTAAATTTCTCGTTGTTCTGGTGGCTATTATTTATTTCAGCCTACCGTTTACCCGGTGGTGTCGCTGCAACTGTGGGGGCAGTTCAGCCTTTAATTGTCTTATTTTTATCTCGTTGGTTATTACAAACACGTGTGTCGTGGTTGTCTATTTCAGCCGCATTAGGCGGTATTTTTGGTGTAGCAATACTGATATTAACACCGAATGCAGCACTTGATCCTATCGGAATAATTGCAGGATTAGGCGGCGCATTTTCTATGGCCACAGGTACTGTATTAAGTCGTCGTTGGCAACCGCCAGTTACACCTTTAACTTTTACAGCTTGGCAATTAACCGCTGGTGGCGCTGTATTATTACCTTTTGCATTATTATTTGAGCCCGCACTACCTTCATTAACAGGAATTAACCTTTTAGGTTTGGCTTATTTAACCTTAATCGGTGGAGCATTAACCTATATTTTCTGGTTTAGAGGGCTTGCGTTATTAGGGCCAAGCTCTGTGGCGTCATTAGGCTTTTTAAGCCCACTAAGTGCGGTTATTTTAGGTTGGGCATTGTTAGGGCAACAATTAACGAACTTACAAATTCTAGGCATGATCGTAATATTACTCAGTATCTGGGCTAATCAACAGTCAGAAAAA